In Paracoccus sp. TOH, a single window of DNA contains:
- the modA gene encoding molybdate ABC transporter substrate-binding protein produces MPKPALAILTLALVLTGPAFADETTLAAGAGFRRPLSELAQVYSAQSGHDILQIYGHVGQVLAQARESDEIALVCGDKAVMANAEGIEFDRWIPLGTGKLVVAFRKGVALEGARDVADPALQRIGIPDQAAAIYGRAGRQFLERSGLAGAVEDRLVPVATVPQVTSYVASGEVDAGFVNATDAIGAGDGIGGFVAVPADLYDPVEVACGIRADAGGDALAGFTAYLETPQARTILDRYGL; encoded by the coding sequence CCACATTGGCGGCGGGCGCGGGATTCCGCCGCCCCCTGAGCGAACTGGCCCAGGTTTATTCGGCCCAAAGCGGTCACGACATCCTGCAGATCTATGGCCATGTCGGGCAGGTTCTGGCCCAGGCGCGCGAAAGCGACGAGATCGCGCTGGTCTGCGGCGACAAGGCCGTCATGGCCAATGCCGAAGGGATAGAGTTCGACCGCTGGATCCCGCTTGGCACCGGAAAGCTGGTCGTCGCCTTCCGCAAGGGGGTGGCGCTGGAAGGTGCCAGGGACGTGGCCGACCCGGCGCTGCAACGCATCGGCATCCCCGATCAGGCCGCCGCGATCTACGGCAGGGCCGGGCGGCAATTCCTCGAGCGCTCGGGCTTGGCCGGGGCGGTCGAGGACCGCCTGGTGCCGGTCGCGACGGTACCGCAGGTCACGTCCTATGTCGCCAGCGGCGAGGTGGACGCGGGCTTCGTCAATGCCACCGACGCCATAGGCGCCGGCGACGGTATCGGCGGCTTCGTCGCGGTTCCCGCCGATCTCTACGACCCGGTCGAGGTCGCCTGCGGCATCCGCGCCGACGCCGGAGGCGATGCGCTGGCGGGCTTCACCGCCTATCTGGAAACGCCCCAAGCCCGCACGATCCTCGACCGTTACGGATTGTGA
- the modB gene encoding molybdate ABC transporter permease subunit, whose protein sequence is MSAIWQALADPALAYPAWLTLKVVAVTLAAHLLLGLGLGWALARPGWPGRGLLDILVTLPLVFPPLALGFLLLMLLGRRSMIGGWLDALFGLSFIFTVESVMLASIIAGLPLVVKPVEAAIAGVSRSLGEASRSLGRSEWQTFLFVTLPNIRGALVVGLVLGTARALGEVGITLMLGGNIVGRTNTMSLEIYNAVFNGEYDRALVLSALLGLVSVAVYAVIRRNARPAAG, encoded by the coding sequence GTGAGCGCGATCTGGCAGGCGCTGGCGGACCCGGCGCTGGCCTATCCGGCATGGCTGACATTGAAGGTCGTCGCGGTGACGCTGGCGGCGCATCTGCTGCTGGGACTGGGCCTTGGCTGGGCTTTGGCGCGACCCGGTTGGCCCGGCCGCGGGCTGCTGGACATCCTGGTGACCTTGCCGCTGGTCTTTCCGCCGCTGGCCTTGGGGTTCCTGCTGCTGATGCTGCTGGGCCGCCGCAGCATGATCGGCGGCTGGCTGGACGCCCTGTTCGGCCTCTCGTTCATCTTCACGGTCGAGAGCGTGATGCTGGCTTCGATCATCGCCGGGCTGCCCCTGGTCGTGAAGCCCGTCGAAGCAGCCATCGCCGGGGTCTCGCGCTCATTGGGCGAGGCTTCGCGCAGCCTGGGCCGTTCCGAATGGCAGACTTTCCTGTTCGTCACCCTGCCCAACATCAGGGGCGCGTTGGTCGTCGGGCTGGTTCTGGGCACGGCGCGGGCCCTGGGCGAGGTCGGCATCACCCTGATGCTGGGCGGCAATATCGTCGGACGCACCAACACCATGTCGCTCGAGATCTACAATGCGGTTTTCAACGGCGAATACGACCGTGCCCTGGTGCTGTCCGCCCTGCTGGGGCTGGTTTCGGTCGCCGTCTATGCCGTCATCCGCCGCAATGCCCGACCCGCGGCGGGGTAA